Proteins encoded by one window of Shewanella avicenniae:
- the sdhA gene encoding succinate dehydrogenase flavoprotein subunit → MAIQVREFDAVVIGAGGAGMRAALQISKEGKSCALLSKVFPTRSHTVSAQGGITVALGNAHEDNWEYHMYDTVKGSDFIGDQDAIEYMCQTGPEAIIELEHMGLPFSRFDDGTIYQRPFGGQSKNFGGEQAARTAAAADRTGHALLHCLYQQNVKNKTQVFSEWYALDLVKNEDGVIVGCTALEIETGEVVYFKAKATVLATGGAGRIFASTTNAHINTGDGVGMAARAGVQLQDMEMWQFHPTGIAGAGVLVTEGCRGEGGYLLNKDGERFMERYAPNAKDLASRDVVARSMMTEIREGRGCTDGGLPPHIKLKLDHLGKETLEARLPGVCELSRTFAHIDPADGPIPVIPTCHYMMGGLPTRVTGQVIHKDTDGTEKDVVGLFAVGEIACVSVHGANRLGGNSLLDLVVFGRAAGQHLGAALEQMDTPKPASEADIAKSLARLNRWESNKDGEDPVQIRKDMQMCMQLHFSVFRSGNAMAEGLEELKAIRERLANAKLSDNSKEFNTQRIECLELDNLMATAIASAYAANFRTESRGAHSREDFPERDDENWLCHSLFDPVTETMDRRAVNMAPKSREAFPPKKRTY, encoded by the coding sequence GTGGCTATTCAGGTAAGAGAGTTTGATGCGGTCGTTATCGGTGCTGGTGGCGCTGGTATGCGAGCTGCACTGCAGATTTCTAAGGAAGGCAAAAGCTGCGCGCTGCTGTCAAAAGTATTTCCAACACGTTCTCACACTGTGTCTGCGCAGGGCGGTATTACAGTTGCATTGGGTAATGCCCATGAAGACAACTGGGAATACCACATGTATGACACAGTGAAAGGCTCTGATTTTATCGGTGACCAAGACGCTATCGAATATATGTGTCAAACCGGTCCTGAAGCCATTATTGAACTTGAGCATATGGGTTTGCCATTCTCTCGTTTCGATGACGGCACTATCTACCAACGCCCTTTCGGTGGTCAGTCTAAAAACTTCGGTGGTGAGCAAGCTGCGCGTACTGCGGCTGCCGCTGACCGTACCGGCCATGCATTGCTTCACTGCTTGTACCAGCAGAACGTAAAAAACAAAACTCAAGTGTTTTCTGAGTGGTACGCACTTGATCTGGTCAAGAACGAAGACGGTGTTATCGTTGGTTGTACTGCACTAGAAATCGAAACAGGCGAAGTCGTTTATTTCAAAGCCAAAGCAACTGTACTGGCAACCGGTGGTGCAGGTCGTATCTTTGCCTCTACTACCAACGCGCACATCAACACGGGTGACGGTGTTGGTATGGCTGCCCGTGCCGGTGTGCAACTGCAAGACATGGAAATGTGGCAGTTCCACCCAACGGGTATCGCTGGGGCTGGTGTGCTGGTAACTGAAGGTTGTCGTGGTGAAGGTGGTTACCTGCTGAATAAAGATGGCGAGCGCTTCATGGAGCGTTATGCGCCAAACGCGAAAGACTTGGCATCACGTGATGTGGTTGCACGTTCAATGATGACCGAAATTCGTGAAGGTCGTGGTTGCACCGATGGTGGTTTGCCACCACATATCAAATTGAAACTGGATCATTTGGGTAAAGAAACTCTCGAAGCGCGTTTGCCAGGTGTTTGTGAATTGTCTCGTACCTTCGCACACATCGATCCAGCGGATGGTCCAATCCCAGTAATTCCAACTTGTCACTATATGATGGGTGGTCTGCCAACACGTGTTACTGGTCAAGTTATCCATAAAGATACCGACGGCACAGAAAAAGATGTGGTTGGTTTGTTTGCAGTAGGCGAAATTGCCTGCGTATCTGTACACGGTGCGAACCGTTTGGGTGGTAACTCACTGCTCGACTTGGTGGTATTTGGTCGTGCAGCAGGTCAACACTTGGGTGCAGCTCTTGAACAGATGGATACGCCAAAACCTGCATCTGAAGCTGATATTGCGAAATCTCTGGCGCGTTTGAATCGTTGGGAAAGCAATAAAGACGGTGAAGATCCAGTTCAAATTCGTAAAGACATGCAGATGTGTATGCAACTGCACTTCTCGGTATTCCGCAGCGGTAACGCAATGGCGGAAGGCTTGGAAGAGTTGAAAGCGATTCGTGAGCGTTTGGCTAATGCTAAGTTGTCTGATAATTCGAAAGAATTTAATACTCAGCGTATCGAATGTCTCGAACTCGATAACCTGATGGCAACCGCTATTGCTTCAGCTTATGCCGCTAACTTCCGTACGGAAAGCCGCGGTGCACATAGCCGTGAAGATTTCCCAGAGCGTGATGATGAAAACTGGTTGTGTCACAGTCTGTTTGACCCAGTGACTGAAACCATGGATCGCCGTGCAGTCAACATGGCACCAAAATCACGTGAAGCCTTCCCTCCGAAGAAACGTACCTACTAA
- the sdhD gene encoding succinate dehydrogenase, hydrophobic membrane anchor protein: protein MVTNAASFGRSGVHDFIMLRASAVVLACYTLFLVAFAAFSNPLTYEVWHGLFASLPMKVFTLLALIALLIHAWIGVWQVLTDYVKCVSLRGVLQFVFVVTAFAYLASGILIVWGV, encoded by the coding sequence ATGGTAACCAATGCAGCATCGTTTGGACGCAGTGGTGTCCATGACTTTATTATGTTGCGCGCAAGCGCAGTAGTTTTAGCCTGTTATACCTTGTTCTTGGTGGCATTCGCCGCTTTCAGTAATCCTCTCACTTATGAAGTTTGGCATGGCTTATTTGCCAGCTTGCCAATGAAAGTGTTTACCTTGCTGGCATTAATTGCGCTGCTAATCCACGCCTGGATTGGGGTGTGGCAAGTACTGACCGACTACGTTAAATGCGTTTCTTTACGTGGTGTACTTCAGTTTGTTTTTGTCGTGACAGCCTTTGCATATTTGGCGAGCGGCATTCTGATTGTGTGGGGTGTATAA
- the sdhC gene encoding succinate dehydrogenase cytochrome b556 subunit: MELSEQNVKKQRPVHLDLQTIRFPATAIASILHRVSGVIMLFAVGVLLWLLNASLKSPEGFQYVQSLLDSFFVKFIVWGILTALGYHLLGGLRHLVMDTGRWEELASGKASAKAVFVLAIIFSILAGVWVW, encoded by the coding sequence ATGGAGCTGAGTGAGCAGAACGTGAAAAAGCAAAGACCTGTCCATTTAGATTTGCAGACGATTCGCTTTCCGGCGACTGCAATTGCGTCCATTCTCCACCGGGTATCCGGTGTCATTATGCTGTTTGCTGTTGGCGTGCTTTTGTGGTTGCTCAATGCATCCCTGAAGTCTCCAGAAGGCTTTCAGTATGTGCAATCACTGCTTGATAGCTTCTTCGTGAAGTTCATCGTTTGGGGAATCCTTACCGCACTGGGTTATCACTTATTAGGTGGCTTGCGTCACTTGGTAATGGACACTGGTCGTTGGGAAGAGTTGGCGTCAGGTAAGGCGTCAGCGAAGGCAGTTTTTGTACTTGCCATCATCTTTTCGATTCTGGCGGGGGTTTGGGTATGGTAA
- a CDS encoding citrate synthase, which translates to MAELVAKLELPGSDSIELPVKQGTAGFDVIDISKLGSKGYFTFDPGFLATASCESAITFIDGDKGILLHRGYPIDQLAVESSYLDLCYLLLYGELPTKDQYEKFAKTVRNHTMVHQQVEFFFRGFRRDAHPMAMLCGVTGALASFYQDSLDVADPKHREIAAYRLVSKMPTLAAMCYKYSVGQPFQYPRNDLSYSGNFLSMMFGVPCEPYQVNPIIERAMDRIFILHADHEQNASTSTVRLAGSSGANPFACIAAGIASLWGPAHGGANEACLKMLEEIGSVDRIPEFIEKAKDKNDPFRLMGFGHRVYKNFDPRAKVMRETCHEVLTELKVDDPLLDVAMELERIALEDEYFISKKLYPNVDFYSGIIMKAIGIPTSMFTVIFALARTVGWIAHWKEMLDQPGHKISRPRQLYTGEAERDFIKLSDR; encoded by the coding sequence ATGGCTGAATTAGTAGCCAAATTGGAACTTCCAGGAAGTGACTCGATCGAACTGCCAGTAAAACAAGGCACCGCTGGTTTCGATGTGATCGATATCAGCAAATTAGGCAGTAAAGGGTACTTTACCTTCGACCCAGGTTTTCTTGCCACCGCATCATGCGAATCTGCCATTACTTTTATTGATGGCGACAAAGGTATCTTGTTGCACCGTGGTTATCCAATCGATCAACTCGCAGTCGAGTCTAGCTATCTAGATCTTTGCTACCTGTTGTTGTACGGAGAGCTCCCTACAAAAGATCAGTATGAAAAATTCGCTAAAACGGTCCGCAACCACACCATGGTTCATCAACAAGTAGAATTTTTCTTCCGCGGTTTCCGCCGCGATGCGCACCCGATGGCAATGCTATGTGGTGTGACAGGAGCTTTGGCGTCGTTCTACCAGGATTCATTAGACGTTGCCGACCCTAAACACCGTGAAATCGCGGCCTATCGTTTAGTGTCGAAAATGCCAACGTTAGCGGCTATGTGCTACAAGTACTCAGTTGGCCAACCGTTCCAATATCCACGTAATGACCTCAGTTACAGCGGTAACTTCTTGTCGATGATGTTTGGCGTACCTTGTGAACCATACCAAGTTAACCCAATCATTGAACGTGCGATGGATCGTATCTTTATTCTGCACGCTGACCACGAACAAAACGCCTCTACTTCTACTGTGCGTCTTGCGGGTTCATCGGGTGCTAACCCATTTGCATGTATCGCTGCGGGTATTGCGTCACTGTGGGGTCCGGCGCATGGTGGAGCTAACGAAGCTTGCTTGAAGATGTTGGAAGAGATTGGCAGTGTTGATCGCATTCCTGAATTCATCGAAAAAGCAAAAGACAAGAATGATCCATTCCGTCTGATGGGCTTTGGTCACCGGGTTTATAAGAACTTCGACCCACGCGCTAAAGTGATGCGCGAGACTTGCCACGAAGTGTTAACTGAACTGAAAGTGGATGACCCATTGTTGGATGTTGCGATGGAACTGGAACGCATTGCGCTTGAAGATGAATACTTCATCTCTAAGAAACTGTATCCAAACGTCGACTTCTACTCTGGCATTATCATGAAAGCCATTGGTATTCCGACCAGTATGTTCACCGTGATCTTTGCGTTGGCACGTACTGTAGGCTGGATTGCCCATTGGAAAGAGATGCTGGATCAACCAGGTCATAAAATTAGCCGTCCTCGCCAACTTTATACTGGTGAAGCTGAACGTGACTTCATTAAGTTGTCTGACCGCTAA
- a CDS encoding efflux RND transporter periplasmic adaptor subunit has protein sequence MKRQPSFFKPVISALVIGFMLTGCGEQEQTKKEESYAIPVETAAVTQGHISSFYNTTATLEAPEEAGVTTRIAGLIEQLYVEEGDRVSKGQLLAKIDARRQYYELERSTAEVKIIEQELERLKRMNNREFISADSLAKLEYNLKAAKAQRDLAQLQVTESEIRSPIDGVIATRYVKQGNMAKEFDQLFYVVSQDELYGIVHLPEQQLTSLKLGQEAIVQPNKRGEVFSASVLRISPVIDSDSGTFKVTLTIPNQAQKLKAGMYANVQLKYDTHSDVAVVPFNAVVNQDDVQTLYVVEDGKALRREVSLGYREDNRVEIQSGIKVGEQIVVRGQHNLKDQSQVEVLSPLKLTAAK, from the coding sequence ATGAAACGCCAACCATCATTTTTTAAACCTGTTATCAGTGCGCTAGTTATTGGCTTTATGTTGACTGGCTGCGGCGAGCAAGAACAAACAAAAAAAGAAGAGAGCTACGCGATTCCAGTTGAAACTGCGGCCGTTACTCAAGGCCACATTTCCTCGTTCTATAACACCACTGCCACACTCGAAGCGCCCGAGGAAGCTGGCGTAACTACCCGCATTGCGGGACTGATTGAGCAATTGTATGTTGAGGAAGGCGACAGAGTTAGCAAAGGTCAGCTGTTAGCCAAAATCGATGCGCGTCGTCAGTACTACGAATTGGAACGTTCTACAGCTGAAGTAAAAATCATTGAGCAAGAGCTAGAGCGTTTGAAAAGGATGAATAACCGTGAGTTCATCAGCGCCGACAGTTTAGCTAAGCTTGAATACAATCTAAAAGCAGCAAAAGCACAGCGCGACTTAGCGCAACTACAAGTCACTGAAAGTGAAATTCGCTCGCCAATCGATGGCGTGATCGCAACCCGCTACGTCAAGCAAGGCAACATGGCCAAAGAGTTCGACCAACTGTTTTACGTTGTCAGTCAAGATGAGCTATATGGCATCGTCCATTTACCCGAGCAACAACTCACCAGCTTGAAACTCGGTCAAGAAGCAATAGTGCAACCGAATAAGCGTGGTGAAGTGTTCTCAGCGTCGGTACTGCGCATCAGTCCCGTTATCGACAGCGATAGCGGTACCTTTAAAGTGACCTTGACCATTCCTAACCAAGCACAAAAGTTAAAAGCGGGCATGTATGCCAATGTGCAACTTAAATACGATACACATAGTGATGTGGCGGTGGTGCCATTCAACGCTGTCGTCAATCAAGACGATGTACAAACCTTGTATGTGGTAGAAGATGGCAAAGCATTACGCCGTGAAGTCTCGCTAGGTTACCGCGAAGACAATCGTGTCGAAATCCAATCGGGGATTAAAGTTGGTGAACAGATTGTTGTGCGCGGTCAGCATAACCTCAAAGACCAATCACAAGTCGAAGTGTTAAGCCCACTCAAGCTTACCGCCGCTAAATAA
- a CDS encoding efflux RND transporter permease subunit, protein MSVINVSVRRPVTVWMFMLAIMLFGMVGFSRLAVTLLPDLSYPTLTIRTQYDGAAPVEVEQLVSKPIEEAVGIVKGLRKISSVSRSGMSDVVLEFEWGTQMDMAGLEVREKLDTIELPLDIDKPLLLRFNPNLDPIMRLALPAKSATEKELKQLRTYAEEELKRELESLPGVASVRLSGGLEQEVHILLNQQKLAQLSLSSDDIRSRIAAENINLSAGKVVQGDREFLVRTVNQFQSLAELADIIVYKQGATLVRLGDIAEVTDGFKERSDITRINGKESIELALYKEGDANTVAVADQVKQRLAKLKQDSQNANQMQPEVIYDQSDFIQSAVSEVTSSALIGSILAMLVIYLFLRDIVPTLIISISIPFSVIATFNMMYFAGISLNIMSLGGIALAVGLLVDNAIVVLENIDRCKTQGMNKVDAAINGTKEVAGAITASTLTTLAVFVPLIFVDGIAGALFADQALTVTFALLASLLVAMTSIPMLASRQGFKGDAVAEPQMPQPIPTTRWAKLGFYTVKVIGFPFKLLFNLLPQLLTTFILTVTRLVAWLASWLMKPLVMGFNLAYQGLAKLYRPLLNSALAHKGITLAIAIVFTASAGLMLSRLGTGLIPPMNQGEFYVEILLPPGTEVSQTDNVLQQLASEIADNPAVKHAYTQAGSGGLMTSDTSRGGENWGRLQVVLADHLAFEQVAEQLRQKARAIPELEAKVKFPELFTFKTPLEIELSGYELDQLKQSADRLVDAMSANPLYTDINTSLKDGQPEISIRFDHARIAALGLDAPTIANRIAQRVGGTVASKYTLRERKIDILVRSEESERNNITDIDSMLINPDGKRPIPLSAVADVKLTIGPSAINRISQQRVAIVSADITGGDLDAAVAEARGIVAKLGLPNSIHTRFGGQNEEMQSSFDSLKIALVLAVFLVYLVMASQFESLLHPLLILAAVPIALSGSIYGLYLTNSQLSVIVFIGLIMLAGIVVNNAIVLVDRINQLRMAGVDKLAAIKEAGASRLRPILMTTLTTNLGLLPMALGLGDGAEVRAPMAITVIFGLSLSTLLTLVVIPVLYAMFDRKRFDDVATQQEVSV, encoded by the coding sequence ATGTCAGTAATTAATGTATCGGTGCGGCGTCCCGTCACCGTATGGATGTTTATGCTCGCGATTATGCTATTTGGCATGGTGGGCTTTTCCAGACTTGCAGTCACCCTACTCCCAGATCTGAGCTACCCAACGCTGACGATTCGGACTCAATACGATGGTGCCGCGCCCGTTGAAGTCGAACAATTGGTCAGCAAACCCATTGAAGAAGCCGTGGGTATCGTGAAAGGTCTGCGAAAAATAAGCTCTGTTTCTCGCTCAGGCATGTCAGATGTGGTGCTGGAATTTGAATGGGGCACCCAAATGGACATGGCGGGCTTAGAAGTGCGGGAAAAGCTCGACACCATTGAGTTACCCCTCGATATTGATAAACCGCTGCTGCTAAGGTTTAACCCCAATCTTGACCCGATCATGCGACTCGCGCTGCCGGCAAAATCTGCGACAGAGAAGGAACTCAAACAGCTGCGCACTTACGCTGAGGAAGAGCTAAAACGCGAGTTAGAATCTTTACCGGGTGTTGCGTCCGTGCGCTTATCTGGCGGGTTGGAGCAGGAAGTCCACATTCTGCTTAATCAACAGAAACTTGCACAACTAAGCCTGTCTTCGGATGACATTCGTAGTCGCATTGCCGCTGAAAACATCAACCTGTCTGCAGGTAAAGTGGTACAAGGCGACCGCGAATTTTTGGTGCGCACCGTTAATCAGTTCCAATCATTGGCTGAACTTGCTGACATTATTGTCTACAAACAAGGCGCAACCTTAGTGCGCTTAGGTGATATTGCGGAGGTCACCGACGGCTTTAAAGAGCGCAGCGATATCACCCGCATTAACGGCAAAGAATCCATCGAGCTCGCGCTTTACAAAGAAGGCGATGCCAATACTGTCGCCGTTGCCGACCAAGTAAAACAGCGCTTAGCAAAGTTGAAGCAAGACAGCCAAAATGCCAACCAGATGCAACCAGAGGTGATCTACGATCAGTCTGACTTTATTCAGAGTGCCGTAAGTGAAGTCACCTCGTCGGCGTTAATCGGCAGCATCTTAGCGATGCTGGTTATCTATCTTTTTTTGCGCGATATCGTGCCGACACTGATTATTTCGATTTCGATTCCGTTTTCGGTGATCGCCACCTTTAACATGATGTACTTTGCGGGTATCAGCCTCAACATTATGTCGCTCGGCGGTATCGCCCTAGCGGTGGGCTTACTGGTTGATAACGCCATTGTAGTGCTGGAAAATATCGACCGCTGTAAAACTCAAGGCATGAATAAAGTCGATGCGGCTATCAATGGCACCAAGGAAGTTGCGGGTGCGATCACCGCCTCAACACTGACGACGCTTGCGGTGTTTGTGCCACTTATTTTTGTGGATGGCATCGCCGGGGCACTGTTTGCTGATCAAGCGCTTACCGTCACCTTCGCCCTATTAGCTTCATTATTGGTGGCGATGACCTCAATCCCAATGTTGGCTTCTCGCCAAGGCTTTAAAGGGGATGCGGTTGCTGAGCCGCAAATGCCGCAACCGATACCTACTACGCGTTGGGCTAAATTGGGGTTCTACACAGTTAAAGTTATTGGCTTTCCGTTCAAGCTGTTGTTTAACCTATTGCCTCAGTTACTCACTACCTTCATCTTGACCGTCACTCGCCTTGTTGCATGGCTTGCCTCATGGCTTATGAAGCCATTGGTAATGGGTTTTAACCTCGCCTATCAAGGATTGGCAAAACTTTATCGCCCACTGCTAAATAGTGCATTGGCGCACAAAGGAATCACCCTCGCAATAGCCATCGTATTTACTGCATCTGCCGGGCTTATGCTGTCTCGCTTAGGTACCGGGCTGATCCCCCCAATGAACCAAGGTGAATTCTACGTAGAGATACTGCTACCACCCGGCACTGAAGTCTCACAAACTGATAACGTATTGCAGCAACTTGCAAGTGAAATCGCCGACAATCCAGCGGTTAAACATGCCTACACTCAAGCTGGTAGCGGTGGTTTGATGACCTCAGATACCAGCCGTGGTGGCGAAAATTGGGGCCGTTTGCAGGTAGTATTGGCGGATCATCTCGCCTTTGAACAAGTAGCAGAACAACTGAGACAAAAAGCCCGAGCCATTCCTGAGCTGGAGGCTAAGGTAAAATTCCCCGAACTGTTTACCTTTAAAACACCGCTTGAAATTGAGCTAAGCGGCTATGAGCTGGATCAGCTTAAACAGAGTGCCGACCGTTTGGTCGATGCGATGTCTGCCAATCCACTTTATACCGATATCAACACCTCGTTAAAAGACGGCCAACCTGAAATTAGCATTCGCTTCGATCATGCCCGCATTGCCGCGCTGGGGTTAGATGCACCGACAATTGCCAATCGTATTGCACAACGGGTGGGCGGAACCGTCGCCAGCAAATATACCCTGCGTGAACGCAAAATCGATATTTTGGTACGTAGCGAAGAGAGTGAACGTAACAACATCACCGATATCGATTCGATGCTGATTAACCCTGATGGTAAACGCCCCATTCCGTTATCGGCGGTGGCCGATGTCAAGCTGACGATTGGCCCCTCTGCGATCAATCGCATCAGCCAACAACGGGTGGCGATTGTCTCGGCCGATATTACTGGCGGAGATCTCGATGCGGCGGTTGCAGAAGCACGGGGGATTGTTGCCAAACTTGGATTGCCTAACTCCATTCATACCCGCTTTGGTGGCCAGAATGAAGAGATGCAAAGCTCATTTGATTCACTCAAGATTGCGCTGGTGCTGGCGGTATTCTTAGTTTATCTGGTGATGGCCAGCCAGTTTGAATCGCTGTTACACCCACTGCTGATATTAGCGGCTGTCCCCATTGCGCTGTCCGGCAGTATTTATGGCTTATACCTCACCAACAGCCAGCTATCGGTGATTGTGTTTATTGGTCTCATCATGCTGGCGGGGATTGTGGTCAACAACGCCATCGTTTTGGTGGATCGTATCAATCAGTTGCGAATGGCGGGCGTCGACAAATTAGCCGCAATTAAAGAAGCCGGCGCTTCTCGTCTGCGGCCAATTTTGATGACCACCTTGACCACCAATCTCGGCTTACTGCCAATGGCATTAGGTTTAGGTGATGGTGCAGAAGTGCGTGCACCGATGGCTATCACGGTAATCTTTGGTCTATCACTCTCCACCTTGCTAACGTTGGTGGTGATCCCCGTGCTGTATGCCATGTTTGATCGCAAACGTTTTGATGATGTCGCAACTCAGCAGGAGGTCAGCGTATGA